One window from the genome of Canis aureus isolate CA01 chromosome 18, VMU_Caureus_v.1.0, whole genome shotgun sequence encodes:
- the LOC144289193 gene encoding olfactory receptor 2M3-like yields the protein MAWENQTFNSGFILLGIFNYSPTHIFLFSLVLGIFTVAFMGNTAMILLIYLDTQLHTPMYFLLSQLSLMDLMLVCTTVPKMAFNYMSGSKSISLAGCGAQIFFYVSLLGAECFLLATMAYDRYVAICHPLRYSILMNQKICGLMAACSWILGSLDGIIEVAVALSFSYCGAREIPHFFCDVPALLILSCTNTLLFERMIFICCVIMLLFPVAVIIASYVHVIVAVIHMGSGEGRRKAFATCSSHLTVVGMYYGAAMFIYMRPTSDRSPTQDKMISAFYTILTPMLNPLIYSLRNKEVVRAFLKMLGKGKSREQIA from the coding sequence ATGGCATGGGAGAACCAGACCTTCAACTCAGGCTTCATCCTGCTGGGAATCTTCAATTACAGCCCCACCCacatcttcctcttctccttagTCTTGGGCATCTTCACAGTGGCCTTCATGGGAAACACTGCTATGATTCTCCTCATCTATCTGGACACTCAGCTCCATACACCCATGTACTTCCTCCTCAGCCAGCTCTCTCTGATGGACCTCATGCTTGTCTGCACCACTGTACCCAAGATGGCCTTCAACTATATGTCTGGCAGCAAGTCCATCTCTCTGGCTGGTTGTGGAGCTCAGATATTCTTCTATGTGTCCCTGCTTGGAGCAGAATGTTTCCTGTTGGCTACAATGGCCTATGACCGTTACGTTGCCATTTGTCACCCATTACGATACTCAATTCTCATGAACCAGAAAATCTGTGGTCTTATGGCAGCTTGTTCATGGATTCTTGGCTCCCTTGATGGTATAATTGAAGTTGCAGTTGCTTTGTCATTCTCATATTGTGGAGCCCGGGAAATACCCCACTTTTTTTGTGATGTCCCTGCCCTTCTCATTCTCTCATGCACCAACACATTGTTATTTGAAAGGATGATATTTATCTGTTGTGTTATTATGCTTCTTTTCCCTGTAGCAGTAATCATTGCTTCCTATGTTCATGTTATTGTGGCTGTCATTCACATGGGGTCTGGGGAGGGACGCCGGAAAGCTTTTGCCACCTGCTCCTCTCATCTCACAGTGGTGGGAATGTATTATGGAGCAGCCATGTTCATATACATGCGGCCCACTTCAGATCGTTCCCCCACTCAGGACAAGATGATCTCTGCCTTCTACACCATCCTTACTCCCATGCTGAATCCCCTCATCTACAGCCTCCGCAACAAGGAAGTAGTCAGAGCATTCTTGAAGATGTTAGGGAAGGGTAAGTCTAGAGAACAAATTGCTTGA